The Geobacillus genomosp. 3 genome segment GCCCAGCCGTTTTCCCCGCCAACCGCGCCGCCGTTTGAAGAAGAGAAACGAGCCAACGCGCTTGATGCGCTAAAACCTGAACATCGGGAAAAAGCGTTGGCGCTGGCCCGACAAATCGATCCAGCCAATCACCAGGCCATTTTGCAATACGGGGTGGCGGCGCAAGCCGAGCTGTCCAAGTTTTCCCATACGATTTTGCATCATGTGCAGACGAAAGACGCCGGCCCGGTCGGTGAAGTGATCAGCGAGCTGATGGCGAAAATTAAGGAAGTCAATCCCGATGATTTAATGCCGGCGAAAAAAGGGCTTTTGTCCCGCTTGTTCGGCACGGTGGCCAAGCCGCTGCAAGGAATGTTGGCGAAATATCAAAAAATCGGCGTCGAAATCGACAAAATCGCCGACCAGCTGGAAAAACACCGGCACTTGCTGTTTCGCGACATCACGATGCTGGAGACGCTTTATGAGAAAAATAAAGAGTATTTTGAGGCGCTCAATATTTATATTGCGGCTGCAGAATACAAGCTCGAGGAGCTGCGGACGAAAACGATCCCGGAAAAACAAGCGGCCGCTGAGCGCTCCGGCGACCAAATGGTCTGGCAAGAGGTGCAAGATTTGCGCCAGTTTGCCGACCGGCTGGAAAAGCGGGTGCACGACTTAAAGCTCAGCCGGCAAGTGACGATCCAGACCGCGCCGCAAATCCGCATGATTCAGCATATGAATGAGACGCTCGTCGAGCGCATCCAGTCATCGATTTTAAACGCAATTCCGCTTTGGAAAAACCAAGTCGTCATCGCGTTGACGCTGTTTCGCCAGCAAAAGGCGGCGGAGGCGCAAAAGCAGGTCGCTGAAACGACGAACGAACTATTGTTGCGCAACTCCGAGTTGTTAAAAACGAACAGCATTGACATCGCCAAAGAGAATGAGCGTGGCTTGGTCGATCTCGAGACATTGAAGCGGACACAA includes the following:
- a CDS encoding toxic anion resistance protein, producing the protein MVDERNHEMESLERLHERERTSTLDDLLAQPFSPPTAPPFEEEKRANALDALKPEHREKALALARQIDPANHQAILQYGVAAQAELSKFSHTILHHVQTKDAGPVGEVISELMAKIKEVNPDDLMPAKKGLLSRLFGTVAKPLQGMLAKYQKIGVEIDKIADQLEKHRHLLFRDITMLETLYEKNKEYFEALNIYIAAAEYKLEELRTKTIPEKQAAAERSGDQMVWQEVQDLRQFADRLEKRVHDLKLSRQVTIQTAPQIRMIQHMNETLVERIQSSILNAIPLWKNQVVIALTLFRQQKAAEAQKQVAETTNELLLRNSELLKTNSIDIAKENERGLVDLETLKRTQENLIATLEETLKIQAEGRLKRQQAERELAAMEAELKQTLLSLKRPER